From Archaeoglobus sulfaticallidus PM70-1:
ATGAAGTTACATGCAGCACTCCTTCCTATCACGCACGAAGTCCCTGTACTTTGCAAACAGGACTGTTGTAAGCACGACTATTGCCATAAACAGCCACTCGTTTACAAACCATGCAAGCAGGAGGATGCTGTAGAGTATGCCTCTGCTGCCGAGCGTGTAGAAGCTGCAACCCCTGTTCAGGAGGTGCGCCAGGTATTTGTACGCCTCAATGCCCAGATGCTCGCGTATTGTTTCTGGAGGAGTTGTGGCAAGCAGACTCACCATTCTGTAGTATCTGAGAGATGAGACGAAGAATATGAACGAGATAGCTTGAAGTGCGGCTATGAAGAGAATCTTGAACTCGAAAAGACCAACATCTGTTATCTTGAGACTTTCCGCAAGGGTGTTCAGGTTTATGAGCAGGTTCAGCAGCATACCTATGAATATCAGCGATGCTGAAGCAAACAGATTGCTCACGTAAATTGCATCTCTGAGCTGCTGAACCAAAACCAGAGGCTCTCTTTTTTTAATCACATTTTCTATTCCCTTTTCTCTGAAAATGTTTGTATATGTCTTAACGACTTTTTTCGGGTATTTCTTTGATAGGATTAGGTATGAGCCATGATATCCTGCGAAGCAGATCAGAAACACTATCAGTGCGAAAAAATTTGACGAGTCGACCATTAGAAATACTGTTTCATATTCTGACTATATAATACTGTCTCCTTAATTGTGAAAGAGCTGAGATTGAGTGACAGATTGTTTACCTGTCAAGAAATGTGGATGGGGTGGACAGAGACTACAACGCCTTCCTGAACATGCTGGATGTGGGGCTGACAGTTCCGAATGCTGTGGAGAGAATTTATACTCTGTGTGATCTCTTGTTGAGAGGTAATCGAGGGTAAGTTCTCTCTGTGAAGCAGGAAGCCCCGTTAAATTTGAATTATCGGACAGCTAGGGCAGACTCTTTCTAAGTGTGGGCATTTAGTTGATAAGTAAGCTATGACAAAATAGGTAAAGATGAAAAATATAAAATCCTATAGGAAAATATAAACTCTACAAAATCTCCAGAAAAGCCTCAAGCCTGCTCTCTATCTGTGCTTCTGAAAAAGCTCTCGGGTCTGTCATATCAGCCTCTATTATCACCGCAGGAACATCGAGCATCTTCTTTATCTCATACTGCCCGAAAGAGTACGGTTTGCAGCTTCTGTTGCTGTGTATAACAACTCCATCGACATCGTAGAGGTCTATCAGCCTGTTTATCGTTTCGACCATCTCATCCAAACCGATGTTAAGATAGATCTTCGTGTATGTCTCTGCAATGCTTCTCATAACATCCTTCTTGCTTGCACTATCTGCACTCAAAAACCCAGTCCACGCGTTTGTGTATGTATCCGCGACCATACATGCGTTATTCCTGATGAAAAACTCAGACAGCCATTTCAGCCTGTACCACACAGGTATGTTATCCCACAGCAGTCTGTATTTCTCGTCATCCACAGCATAAACCTCATTTTTAATTCTCTCCTCCAGCTCTTTTTTCATTTCCGAGTAAAATTCTACTGGCTTCTCTGTTCCTCTCAGGCAGACAATCGGAGCCATATTCAGGAACGCATCGAAGCATGTCAGCGGGGAGGGTTTGTTTCTGCCCATGTAGAGGACATCTTTATATCTTTCGACACCCTCCCTCGATAGCTCCAGAACTTTTCTGAACTTTTTCTCATCAAACTCTCTGCCACTGATTTTCTCAAGAAAATCCACGAAATCGTAGAGCTGGGATTCAACATAATCTACGTGGCTTTCCTTGAGTTCCTTCCTGACGAATGGAACATCCAGCAGAAACACTGGAACCTTGAAGATTCTGCCCAGAACCTCGTACCACTTCACAACCGTATTGCAGATGTTGTTGCAGGCGAAAAGGAAGTTTGGCTTTGGCAGGCCACCTATAGGACTTGTGCCAGCAAACACAGCACCGATATCACATCTTGCATAAGAGCAGAGGTCCTGGGAGTAACCGTTTCGCTCTGCAAGTTCGCAGTACTCTGGAGCGGTTTTGTTCGCTCCAATCAATGCACTATGGTTTTCAGGATAGGCTGGATAGATGTCCATGGCGTACAGAAACTCCACCGGAGCACCGCTCGTAACCCACGAAACTATCTCAGCCTGCTTTCCCTCCAGATAATAGTAAAGCATTAATTCCCTCATTTTTGATGTTGCATTGAGCTTTTTGATCGTGCTTTTCATGGTGATCCCTCCAGCAATCTAACAATCACTCCAGCATCTCGTAAAAAGCCTCAACTCTCGTTCTTAACTGCTCAACCGAGAATGGAAACTCAATTTCAAGCAGCAGGGTTTTCTTTCCCATCTCTTCAATTTTTTCTTTAAGCTGTGGATAGTCGAAGAAGTGCGGTTCGCAGAACTTCAGAAGCAGGAATACAACAGCATCCACATCTCTGCATCTTTCAAGCAGGTACTTAAACCTCCGATCACCTTCATAGCTTTTTGTGGGACATGGAGCTTTCTCAAGGTATTTGCTCGCCAGAAAATCGATCAGATCATCCATACCATTTCCTCTTAATTCTACTTTGGCTCCAAAATCGAAGAATCTTCTGCCCGTGCACAGATCGTCCTCGACAGCAAAACCGACATCCTCAAACATCGCAAATATCTCCGGAAAAGGACACACGCTTCCGGTTACAAGCACCCTCTTCCTGTCATCTCCTTCACTTTCAAGCCTCTTCTTCGCCTCCTCAATAACTTTTCCGGGATCTTCGGTTTCAGCCTTCAGTACGAGATCGTAGTCCGGCTTCGTTCTGAACACCTCTGAAAGAACCCTCTCAAGCTCAAGATACTCCTCTATTGCATCCATCAGAGACTCTTCTGTTATTTCCTCTCCCCACTTCCCGATTTCATCCTTAAAATCGTAAAACTCTCTCTTCAGGAACTCCTTGGCTCTGCCATCAATCTTCGTTGGGAATTCGATGCTATAAACTTTCATGTCTGAATTTTTCTCCCAGATGTCGGCCAGCCTCATCAGTGAGTCACAGCTCCTCGTGAAGACAACCCCATGGAAGTCAAACTCACCTCTGAGCATTCTCTCAAGGGAGACCTTCACCTGAGAGCAGCAGTAGCTCTGGATGTGTGCATTAGCTGTGCTAACAGCGGTGTTGTTCGCAAGAACCCTTACAGGCATCAGGTTTGCAGCCCTGATAATCTCCTTCGGTGTGAAGGTGCAGAAATAACCAACTTTTTTCATCTATTAATATTTTTAATTTAGGATTAAAAAGCTTTTGATTTTGCGGGATATTAACCAAGGTAATTTTAAATAATCCTGTATTGTAGAAAACTCTAATGCACTTTGAAATAGAGGAAATCAAGAGAAAGAGGAAGAAGCTTGGAATAACTCAGAAAAAACTGGCTGAGCTTGTAGGAGTCAGCCAGCCGCTGATAGCGAGAATTGAGTCCGGAGATATCGATCCTAAGCTCTCTCTCGTAAAGAAGATCTTTGAAGTCCTGGATAGCCTTGAAGGCAAAAAGGTAAACGCCAAGTCCGTTATGAATCCGAATGTCATGTATGTTTCTCCAAATCAGTCTCTCAGAAAGGTTATTGAGGTAATGCTTGAGAAAGGAATATCCCAGATGCCGGTGTTCGAGTTGGGCAGGGTTCTTGGAACTATAACCGAAAGCTCAATTCTTGAAATCGTCCTTGAAAAAGGGCCTGAGGGGGCTGAGGAGATGAAGGTCAAGGACTGCATGGAATCTCCTCTTCCAACAGTTCAACCCGATGAAAAACTCGAGTACATCTGCAAAATGCTTATACACAATCCAGCCGTTCTGGTGGTCGAGAAGGGTGAGGTTAGGGGCATAATAACAAAACACGATATTATGAAAGCGATCAGGGGAAAGGATTATGAGAAAGATATTCTGGCTCGGAATGGCTGATGAGAAGAAAATAGACTACCTCGAGAAGTTCAGCGTTGCGATCATAGGATCGAGGATGCTTATGGAGATACTCTGGAGGAGTGGTGTTGGGTGCATACGATACATAGGTGATTTCGTAACACCAGTCGATGCGAGACTCGACTCGACTATCAAGCCACTTGAGGCGAATGACTACGATGTTGTACACCCCATGAGCTTCGACTCATGCGTTATATCCTACCCATACCCTGAAGAATACTCTGAATTGAAAAAGCAGTTGAAGGGAATAGATGTCATAATTGCCCACAAGCACATAAGGAGGTCAGCAAGAATCGCAGAGGAGCTTGGAGTACCCTTCATACCGGAGATCATAACAACCTTCCTCCCGGATGGCATCTCTTTCTTCGATGTGAGGTATGATTCTCCGAGTCATAACCCAATATCTTACGCGATAACCTGCTCCATACAGGCAGGAG
This genomic window contains:
- a CDS encoding DUF599 domain-containing protein, with the protein product MVDSSNFFALIVFLICFAGYHGSYLILSKKYPKKVVKTYTNIFREKGIENVIKKREPLVLVQQLRDAIYVSNLFASASLIFIGMLLNLLINLNTLAESLKITDVGLFEFKILFIAALQAISFIFFVSSLRYYRMVSLLATTPPETIREHLGIEAYKYLAHLLNRGCSFYTLGSRGILYSILLLAWFVNEWLFMAIVVLTTVLFAKYRDFVRDRKECCM
- a CDS encoding CBS domain-containing protein; protein product: MHFEIEEIKRKRKKLGITQKKLAELVGVSQPLIARIESGDIDPKLSLVKKIFEVLDSLEGKKVNAKSVMNPNVMYVSPNQSLRKVIEVMLEKGISQMPVFELGRVLGTITESSILEIVLEKGPEGAEEMKVKDCMESPLPTVQPDEKLEYICKMLIHNPAVLVVEKGEVRGIITKHDIMKAIRGKDYEKDILARNG
- a CDS encoding 2-hydroxyacyl-CoA dehydratase subunit D; amino-acid sequence: MKKVGYFCTFTPKEIIRAANLMPVRVLANNTAVSTANAHIQSYCCSQVKVSLERMLRGEFDFHGVVFTRSCDSLMRLADIWEKNSDMKVYSIEFPTKIDGRAKEFLKREFYDFKDEIGKWGEEITEESLMDAIEEYLELERVLSEVFRTKPDYDLVLKAETEDPGKVIEEAKKRLESEGDDRKRVLVTGSVCPFPEIFAMFEDVGFAVEDDLCTGRRFFDFGAKVELRGNGMDDLIDFLASKYLEKAPCPTKSYEGDRRFKYLLERCRDVDAVVFLLLKFCEPHFFDYPQLKEKIEEMGKKTLLLEIEFPFSVEQLRTRVEAFYEMLE
- a CDS encoding 2-hydroxyacyl-CoA dehydratase subunit D — its product is MKSTIKKLNATSKMRELMLYYYLEGKQAEIVSWVTSGAPVEFLYAMDIYPAYPENHSALIGANKTAPEYCELAERNGYSQDLCSYARCDIGAVFAGTSPIGGLPKPNFLFACNNICNTVVKWYEVLGRIFKVPVFLLDVPFVRKELKESHVDYVESQLYDFVDFLEKISGREFDEKKFRKVLELSREGVERYKDVLYMGRNKPSPLTCFDAFLNMAPIVCLRGTEKPVEFYSEMKKELEERIKNEVYAVDDEKYRLLWDNIPVWYRLKWLSEFFIRNNACMVADTYTNAWTGFLSADSASKKDVMRSIAETYTKIYLNIGLDEMVETINRLIDLYDVDGVVIHSNRSCKPYSFGQYEIKKMLDVPAVIIEADMTDPRAFSEAQIESRLEAFLEIL